The Aeromicrobium senzhongii genome includes a window with the following:
- the der gene encoding ribosome biogenesis GTPase Der, which translates to MSTQPVLAVIGRPNVGKSTLVNRIIGRREAVVEDVPGVTRDRVPYDAIWNGRSFTVVDTGGWDPDAKGMAERIAAQAEVAIAVADAILFVVDATVGATDIDDKVVKLLRASGKPVVLAANKVDDQKGELEAASLWNLGLGEPYAVSALHGRGSGDMLDAILDALPEAPKEDFDAPRGPRRVAIVGKPNVGKSSLLNKFAGEDRVVVDNVSGTTVDPVDELVELGGRVWTFIDTAGIRKRVKTATGHEYYASLRTSAAIERAEVCVMVIDASESISEQDLRIINSIEETGRAVVLAFNKWDLVDDERRFYLEREIERDLVQIPWAPRINVAARTGWHIDRLVKALDAALEGWETRVSTGALNSFLGRLVAEHPHPVRGGKQPKILFGTQASTAPPTFVLFTSGKLEAGYLRFIERRLREEFGFVGSPIHLTQRPRKKRERR; encoded by the coding sequence GTGTCCACCCAGCCTGTTCTCGCCGTCATCGGCCGTCCCAATGTCGGTAAGTCGACTCTCGTCAACCGCATCATCGGTCGCCGCGAAGCCGTCGTGGAGGACGTTCCCGGCGTGACCCGCGACCGCGTCCCCTACGACGCGATCTGGAACGGCCGTTCCTTCACGGTCGTCGACACCGGCGGCTGGGACCCCGACGCCAAGGGCATGGCCGAGCGCATCGCCGCCCAGGCCGAGGTCGCGATCGCCGTCGCCGACGCCATCTTGTTCGTCGTCGACGCCACGGTCGGCGCCACCGACATCGACGACAAGGTCGTCAAGCTGCTGCGCGCCTCCGGCAAGCCGGTCGTGCTGGCCGCCAACAAGGTCGACGACCAGAAGGGCGAACTCGAGGCGGCCTCGCTGTGGAACCTCGGACTCGGCGAGCCGTACGCCGTCTCGGCCCTGCACGGCCGTGGCAGCGGCGACATGCTCGACGCGATCCTCGACGCGCTGCCCGAGGCCCCGAAGGAGGACTTCGACGCCCCCCGCGGCCCGCGCCGGGTCGCGATCGTCGGCAAGCCGAACGTGGGCAAGTCCAGCCTGCTGAACAAGTTCGCCGGTGAGGACCGCGTCGTCGTCGACAACGTCTCGGGCACGACCGTCGACCCCGTCGACGAGCTGGTCGAGCTCGGCGGCCGCGTGTGGACCTTCATCGACACCGCCGGCATCCGCAAGCGCGTGAAGACCGCGACGGGTCACGAGTACTACGCCAGCCTGCGCACCTCCGCCGCGATCGAGCGCGCCGAGGTCTGCGTCATGGTGATCGACGCCAGCGAGTCCATCAGCGAGCAGGACCTGCGGATCATCAACTCGATCGAGGAGACCGGCCGCGCCGTCGTGCTGGCCTTCAACAAGTGGGACCTCGTCGACGACGAGCGCCGCTTCTACCTCGAGCGCGAGATCGAGCGCGACCTCGTGCAGATCCCGTGGGCGCCGCGCATCAACGTGGCGGCCCGCACCGGCTGGCACATCGACCGCCTCGTGAAGGCGCTCGACGCCGCCCTCGAGGGCTGGGAGACCCGCGTGTCCACCGGTGCGCTCAACTCGTTCCTCGGCCGCCTCGTGGCCGAGCACCCGCACCCCGTGCGTGGCGGCAAGCAGCCGAAGATCCTGTTCGGCACGCAGGCCTCCACCGCGCCGCCGACCTTCGTGCTGTTCACCTCGGGCAAGCTCGAGGCGGGCTACCTGCGATTCATCGAGCGCCGCCTGCGCGAGGAGTTCGGCTTCGTGGGCAGCCCGATCCACCTGACCCAGCGCCCCCGCAAGAAGCGCGAGCGCCGCTGA
- the glsA gene encoding glutaminase A has translation MRSPVPEYLDAVLRDCAQDDSEPAAIAITTIDDSHHAAGDVEQRFTIQSMSKPFAYALAIERLGWEAVHDKIDVEPSGEAFNEISLDSETGRPHNPMINAGAIATAGLIGSFETFAEFASKLAGRELEMDEAVFESEMDDAHRNLALAHLLAAYEIIDDPVEAVDHYLRQCALSVDVRDLSTMASVLANGGVHPDSGERLMAEQTAIQVLSVMATCGMYDDAGDWLASVGIPAKSGVSGGIIGVLPGQVGVAVFSPGLDDHGTSTVGVQMMRKLSSDMGMHLMNPGRPSRSALAEVRVDDDETVYVLTGDLLFSSAESLFRRLLAEPPETETVVLEISRVGEVSDVGRRMALEAKSRLEEDGFTVRVNDGDETNRLD, from the coding sequence ATGCGGTCGCCGGTTCCGGAGTATCTCGACGCGGTCCTGCGCGACTGCGCCCAGGACGACTCCGAACCGGCGGCCATCGCGATCACGACGATCGACGACTCCCACCATGCGGCCGGCGATGTGGAGCAGCGCTTCACCATCCAGTCGATGTCGAAGCCGTTCGCGTACGCCCTGGCGATCGAGCGGCTGGGCTGGGAGGCCGTGCACGACAAGATCGACGTGGAGCCCTCCGGTGAGGCGTTCAACGAGATCTCGCTGGATTCGGAGACCGGGCGTCCGCACAACCCGATGATCAACGCCGGCGCGATCGCCACCGCCGGGCTCATCGGATCGTTCGAGACGTTCGCCGAGTTCGCCTCGAAGCTGGCCGGCCGCGAGCTGGAGATGGACGAGGCGGTGTTCGAGTCCGAGATGGACGACGCGCATCGCAACCTCGCCCTGGCGCACCTGCTGGCCGCCTACGAGATCATCGACGACCCGGTGGAGGCGGTCGACCACTACCTGCGCCAGTGTGCGCTCTCGGTGGACGTCCGCGACCTCTCGACGATGGCGTCCGTGCTGGCGAACGGGGGAGTGCACCCCGACTCCGGTGAGCGGCTGATGGCCGAGCAGACCGCCATCCAGGTGCTCAGCGTCATGGCGACGTGCGGCATGTACGACGACGCGGGGGACTGGCTGGCCTCGGTCGGCATCCCGGCCAAGAGCGGCGTGTCCGGCGGGATCATCGGGGTGCTGCCCGGACAGGTCGGTGTGGCTGTCTTCTCGCCCGGCCTGGACGACCACGGCACCAGCACCGTGGGTGTGCAGATGATGCGCAAGCTCTCGAGCGACATGGGCATGCATCTGATGAACCCCGGCCGACCGTCGCGATCGGCGCTGGCGGAGGTCAGGGTCGACGATGACGAGACCGTGTACGTGCTGACCGGCGATCTGCTCTTCTCGAGTGCCGAGTCGCTCTTCCGGCGCCTGCTGGCCGAGCCACCCGAGACGGAGACGGTCGTCCTGGAGATCTCGCGGGTCGGCGAGGTCAGCGACGTCGGTCGCCGCATGGCCTTGGAGGCGAAGAGCCGCCTGGAGGAGGACGGGTTCACCGTTCGGGTCAACGACGGGGACGAGACGAACCGGCTCGACTAG
- a CDS encoding HNH endonuclease signature motif containing protein produces the protein MDTSTTLMLHHAARVQARAEYATWSMILAAHTLGTDEVDAQDAPPIGKELGRREVTLEIAQALHVTENRVWAIVNDARTVRDRAPRVWIAFHDGSLDAARVSQIAATIDRLTATASVEALDASVVSYATTHTVGELRSWLNRMRARLEPAEVQAEADQAVETRRVDINHNGDGTSWLSALLPTPVAIAAGERLRRAAKALPKYNPDTGDRDRRTRDQKQADLVGHWLTSCTGTETQIHAEIAIAIDAADLVGLTDGPGITRDGEHPVPPEWVRELAASDTTLFRRLVLDPVGNVLDTTALGYQPPGALRAALHWRDGTCRVAGCRAPASETDLDHELAYDRGGGTTAANLRCLCRKHHNMKSHGRLPEKYIAPPIEHRERWHLPSPLVIEVDLCAG, from the coding sequence ATGGACACCTCGACCACCCTGATGCTGCATCACGCGGCCCGGGTGCAGGCGCGTGCGGAGTACGCGACGTGGTCGATGATCCTGGCCGCACACACGCTCGGCACCGACGAGGTCGATGCACAGGACGCGCCGCCGATCGGCAAGGAACTCGGCCGCCGCGAGGTCACCCTCGAGATCGCCCAAGCCCTCCACGTCACCGAGAACCGCGTGTGGGCCATCGTCAACGACGCCCGCACCGTGCGCGATCGAGCGCCCCGGGTCTGGATCGCCTTCCATGACGGCTCCCTCGATGCCGCACGCGTCTCCCAGATCGCCGCCACCATCGACCGGTTGACCGCGACCGCCTCGGTCGAGGCACTCGACGCCAGTGTGGTCTCCTACGCCACCACCCACACGGTGGGAGAGCTGCGCAGCTGGCTGAATCGCATGCGCGCCCGGCTCGAGCCGGCCGAGGTCCAGGCCGAGGCCGACCAGGCAGTCGAGACACGCCGGGTCGACATCAACCACAACGGCGACGGCACGTCCTGGTTGTCCGCACTGCTCCCCACGCCTGTCGCGATCGCGGCCGGTGAACGTCTGCGTCGCGCTGCCAAGGCGTTGCCGAAGTACAACCCCGACACGGGCGACCGCGACCGCCGCACTCGCGACCAGAAGCAGGCCGACCTCGTCGGGCACTGGCTCACGTCGTGCACCGGCACCGAGACGCAGATCCACGCCGAGATCGCCATCGCGATCGATGCCGCCGACCTGGTCGGCCTCACCGACGGCCCCGGGATCACCCGCGACGGCGAGCATCCGGTCCCGCCCGAGTGGGTCCGTGAACTGGCCGCCTCTGACACCACCCTCTTCCGCCGCCTCGTGCTCGACCCCGTGGGCAACGTCCTCGACACCACGGCGCTGGGGTATCAACCGCCCGGCGCGCTCCGGGCCGCGCTGCACTGGCGTGACGGCACCTGCCGCGTCGCGGGTTGCCGGGCACCGGCATCAGAGACCGACCTCGACCACGAGCTCGCCTACGACCGAGGGGGCGGCACGACCGCGGCGAACCTGCGTTGCCTGTGCCGCAAACACCACAACATGAAGTCGCACGGACGACTGCCCGAGAAGTACATCGCACCGCCGATCGAGCATCGCGAACGATGGCACCTGCCCTCGCCCCTGGTGATCGAGGTCGACCTGTGCGCCGGCTAG
- a CDS encoding L-lactate dehydrogenase, whose product MAVIENSKVAVIGAGSVGTAIAYACLIRRSARTIALYDVNQAKVEAEVLDLQHGALYTGSSQIIGGADPSVVAGAHLVVITAGAKQDPGQSRIDLAGTNVRILESLLPVLMEQAPNAVYMLVTNPCDVLTVAAQQITGLPDERVMASGTVLDTSRLRQLLATRAGIAPNSVHADIVGEHGDTEFALWSQARIGPVPILDWQPSSTAPERRPFTHAELDEIADTVRNAAYKVIEGKGATNYAIGISAARIVEAILNDENAVLPVSIVHRGHHGIDGVALSLPSVVNSRGVAQVLDVRMSAQEDRHLHASAEALKKVQEDLGI is encoded by the coding sequence ATGGCCGTCATCGAGAACTCCAAGGTCGCCGTCATCGGAGCCGGCAGTGTGGGCACCGCGATCGCGTACGCCTGCCTGATCCGTCGATCGGCGCGCACCATCGCGCTGTACGACGTGAACCAGGCGAAGGTCGAGGCAGAGGTCCTCGATCTGCAGCATGGTGCGCTCTACACGGGCAGCAGCCAGATCATTGGCGGCGCCGACCCCTCCGTGGTCGCCGGCGCGCATCTCGTGGTGATCACGGCGGGCGCGAAGCAGGACCCGGGCCAGTCGCGCATCGACTTGGCGGGGACGAACGTCCGGATCCTCGAGAGCCTGCTGCCCGTCCTGATGGAGCAGGCCCCGAATGCCGTCTACATGCTGGTGACCAACCCATGCGACGTCCTGACCGTGGCCGCCCAGCAGATCACGGGACTTCCCGACGAGCGGGTGATGGCGTCGGGCACCGTGCTCGACACCTCACGACTTCGCCAATTGCTCGCCACCCGCGCGGGTATCGCGCCCAACAGCGTCCACGCCGACATCGTCGGTGAGCACGGCGACACCGAGTTCGCCCTCTGGTCCCAGGCACGCATCGGCCCCGTGCCCATCCTGGACTGGCAGCCCTCCAGCACCGCCCCCGAACGTCGCCCCTTCACCCACGCCGAGCTCGACGAGATCGCCGACACCGTCCGCAACGCGGCGTACAAGGTCATCGAGGGCAAGGGGGCCACCAACTACGCGATCGGCATCTCGGCTGCCCGCATCGTCGAGGCGATCCTCAACGACGAGAACGCCGTCCTGCCGGTGAGCATCGTCCACCGCGGCCACCACGGCATCGACGGCGTCGCCCTGTCCCTACCGAGTGTCGTGAACTCCCGCGGCGTCGCCCAGGTCCTCGACGTGCGCATGTCGGCGCAGGAGGATCGGCACCTGCACGCCTCGGCCGAGGCACTGAAGAAGGTCCAGGAGGACCTCGGAATCTGA